From the Lolium rigidum isolate FL_2022 chromosome 2, APGP_CSIRO_Lrig_0.1, whole genome shotgun sequence genome, one window contains:
- the LOC124691968 gene encoding 26S proteasome regulatory subunit 8 homolog A-like, protein MATVAMDISKPAPAAAGDESAKGARGGGEGLRQYYQQHIQDLQLQIRTKTHNLSRLEAQRNDLNSRVRALREELQLLQEPGSYVGEVVKVMGKSKVLVKVHPEGKYVVDIDKSIDITKITPSTRVALRNDSYMLHLILPSKVDPLVNLMKVEKVPDSTYDMIGGLDQQIKEIKEVIELPIKHPELFESLGIAQPKGVLLYGPPGTGKTLLARAVAHHTDCTFIRVSGSELVQKYIGEGSRMVRELFVMAREHAPSIIFMDEIDSIGSARMESGSGNGDSEVQRTMLELLNQLDGFEASNKIKVLMATNRIDILDQALLRPGRIDRKIEFPNPNEDSRGDILKIHSRRMNLMRGIDLKKIAGKMNGASGAELKAVCTEAGMFALRERRVHVTQEDFEMAVAKVMKKDNEKNMSLRKLWK, encoded by the exons ATGGCGACGGTGGCGATGGACATCTCGAAGCCCGCGCCGGCCGCGGCCGGCGACGAGTCCGCCAAGGGCgcgcgcggcggaggcgaggggCTGCGGCAGTACTACCAGCAGCACATCCAGGACCTGCAGCTCCAGATCCGGACCAAGACCCACAACCTCAGCCGCCTCGAGGCCCAGCGCAACGACCTCAACTCCCGAG TTAGAGCTCTTAGGGAAGAGCTACAGTTGCTTCAGGAACCTGGCTCTTATGTTGGTGAGGTGGTGAAGGTCATGGGAAAATCAAAGGTTCTAGTCAAG GTGCACCCCGAAGGAAAATATGTCGTGGATATTGATAAGAGCATTGATATTACAAAGATCACACCTTCAACAAGAGTTGCTCTTCGGAATGATAGCTATATGCTCCATCTGATCCTGCCAAGCAAAGTTGATCCACTGGTCAATCTTATGAAGGTTGAGAAGGTCCCAGATTCTACGTATGATATGATTGGAGGTCTTGATCAGCAGATCAAGGAGATCAAAGAG GTTATTGAGCTTCCTATCAAACATCCGGAGTTATTTGAAAGCCTCGGAATTGCCCAGCCAAAG GGTGTTCTCCTTTATGGACCACCAGGCACAGGGAAAACATTATTGGCACGTGCAGTTGCTCATCACACTGACTGCACCTTCATCAGAGTATCTGGTTCTGAGTTGGTTCAAAAGTATATTGGCGAGGGCTCCCGGATGGTCCGTGAACTCTTTGTTATGGCTAG GGAGCATGCACCATCCATTATATTCATGGATGAAATAGACTCCATTGGATCTGCTAGAATGGAGTCTGGATCTGGCAACGGTGATAGTGAAGTGCAACGCACCATGCTTGAGCTTCTTAACCAACTTGATGGTTTTGAAGCTTCAAACAAAATTAAG GTTCTGATGGCAACAAACCGGATAGACATTCTGGATCAAGCCCTTTTGAGGCCTGGACGCATAGACAGGAAGATTGAATTTCCGAATCCCAACGAGGAT TCACGAGGTGATATCTTGAAGATTCATTCAAGAAGAATGAACTTGATGCGTGGAATTGATCTGAAAAAGATCGCGGGAAAGATGAATGGGGCTTCAGGAGCTGAGCTGAAG GCGGTGTGCACCGAAGCTGGAATGTTTGCTCTCCGTGAGAGAAGGGTGCACGTGACGCAGGAGGACTTCGAGATGGCTGTGGCCAAGGTGATGAAGAAGGATAATGAGAAGAACATGTCCCTGCGGAAGCTGTGGAAGTGA